A region of Reichenbachiella carrageenanivorans DNA encodes the following proteins:
- a CDS encoding DUF1883 domain-containing protein: MKFLHYEFDLTQNDCVQVTLDKQANVVLLDTSNFQKYRSGSRYSYYGGLAKRSPFNLSPPCSGRWHLVIDTGGYGGTVRASVNVI; the protein is encoded by the coding sequence ATGAAATTTTTACACTACGAATTTGATTTGACACAAAATGATTGTGTGCAAGTAACATTAGACAAACAAGCAAATGTGGTTCTTCTAGACACTTCTAACTTTCAAAAGTACAGGTCTGGAAGCAGATATAGTTATTATGGCGGTTTAGCAAAACGATCACCATTTAATCTTTCTCCTCCCTGTTCGGGTAGATGGCACCTTGTAATTGATACAGGTGGTTATGGAGGAACAGTTAGGGCTTCTGTTAATGTGATTTAA
- a CDS encoding GIY-YIG nuclease family protein, whose amino-acid sequence MIKSSPKSHTSTFEELAVIFDSWLNDWRPIDNSLKIEEYFGKGYGVKRSLQKLHKFEKVKLKNDFKGIYLFLKNGKPFYTGISKHVIERINQHVKGTNHFSSSLSYRIGADEYLNRNGESHTGGREGLDFEKYAEPAKSELIKCEVSLFRVEKDLDLYLFEVYIAMKLKTLYYNEFRTH is encoded by the coding sequence ATGATCAAATCTAGCCCTAAGTCTCATACTAGTACATTCGAAGAACTTGCAGTAATCTTTGATTCTTGGTTAAATGACTGGAGGCCGATTGATAACAGCCTAAAAATTGAGGAGTACTTCGGTAAGGGTTATGGTGTTAAAAGAAGCCTTCAAAAGCTTCACAAGTTTGAAAAAGTTAAATTAAAAAACGATTTTAAAGGGATCTATCTATTCCTAAAAAATGGTAAACCATTCTACACAGGAATATCGAAGCATGTAATTGAGAGAATAAATCAACATGTGAAAGGAACTAACCACTTTTCATCTTCACTGAGCTACAGGATTGGAGCTGATGAATATTTGAATCGAAATGGAGAATCTCATACAGGAGGTCGTGAGGGATTAGACTTTGAAAAATACGCAGAGCCTGCAAAGAGTGAATTGATTAAATGTGAAGTGTCTTTGTTTCGAGTGGAAAAAGATCTTGATTTATACTTATTTGAGGTTTACATAGCTATGAAGCTCAAGACCCTTTATTATAATGAGTTTAGGACTCATTAA
- a CDS encoding sigma-70 family RNA polymerase sigma factor, whose amino-acid sequence MSILEMRDNGDDHWEPILRVLVAYAYALLDDDMPKLERAELAKDFAVETITKHLENEGKFDPNRNSNLTWYLKYSILRQLISNFQKSSYKRKQVNLHGQDNEDAILESLYIEEFDLDGKIDADKILLQIERTIEDDVELLPIFRARYYQDSKRSEICGDLNISPDEYNNRMKRLKRLSKPIFASFISNKKVS is encoded by the coding sequence TTGTCTATTCTTGAAATGAGAGATAATGGAGATGATCATTGGGAACCCATTCTGCGTGTGTTAGTAGCTTATGCCTACGCATTACTCGATGACGACATGCCGAAACTAGAAAGGGCAGAATTAGCTAAAGACTTTGCCGTTGAAACTATTACCAAGCACCTAGAGAATGAAGGGAAATTTGATCCCAATCGAAATTCGAATTTGACTTGGTACTTGAAATACAGTATTCTTCGTCAACTAATATCTAATTTTCAAAAGTCTTCTTATAAAAGGAAACAAGTTAATCTGCATGGTCAAGATAATGAGGATGCGATTTTAGAATCATTATATATTGAGGAATTTGATTTAGACGGTAAAATTGATGCAGATAAAATTTTATTACAAATCGAAAGAACGATTGAAGATGATGTAGAATTGTTGCCAATATTTAGAGCCAGGTACTATCAGGATTCAAAAAGAAGTGAAATTTGCGGTGATCTCAATATTAGTCCTGATGAGTACAATAATCGAATGAAAAGGCTGAAGAGGCTTTCTAAGCCAATATTTGCGTCATTTATATCCAATAAAAAGGTATCATGA
- a CDS encoding MvaI/BcnI family restriction endonuclease — protein MRELNLTEQNNLKVLTENSVSLTLIEPTMTGLKKSIMDATGSVRNYLKSKGVHDYEQQSQGPDHKILIESLLYQDFSIFESRASLYRPTTKKGDPRIWFSGLKSVTSENDILAIISFDQRLHVLNISQLTIDTLISSNLANPVKELISEINRTENTVSQELLNLIGKLAKKGPIPSMLDADTSVGRTLETELGIQINSSREPDYKGIELKAFRANKGNRKNLFAQVPDWKLSKFKSSADILDAFGYTREDDFKLYCTVSAITSNSQGLSLKVNSDINHLIETSDNKRVGDFVVWTLEKLHKRLLEKHKETFWVAADSLIIDGKNHFQYKEIEHTKKPIISQFDILLEQGVITLDHLIKRNSKGRVVEKGPLFKIKPKGLNLLFPPSEKYQLI, from the coding sequence GTGAGAGAGCTTAATCTAACTGAACAAAATAACCTTAAGGTATTAACCGAAAATTCTGTTTCGTTAACTTTGATAGAACCAACCATGACTGGATTGAAAAAGTCAATCATGGATGCGACTGGATCAGTACGTAATTATCTAAAGTCAAAAGGTGTTCATGATTATGAACAACAATCCCAAGGGCCTGATCATAAGATTCTAATAGAAAGTTTACTATATCAAGATTTCTCTATATTCGAATCCAGAGCATCTCTTTATAGACCAACGACAAAAAAAGGTGACCCAAGAATATGGTTCTCAGGTTTAAAATCTGTAACTAGTGAAAATGATATTCTAGCCATAATCAGTTTCGATCAGAGACTTCATGTATTAAATATATCACAACTTACAATTGACACATTAATCTCGTCCAATCTTGCCAATCCTGTAAAGGAACTAATATCTGAGATTAATAGAACAGAGAATACCGTATCTCAAGAACTGTTAAACCTGATTGGAAAATTAGCAAAAAAAGGCCCAATACCATCTATGCTAGATGCAGATACTTCTGTTGGTCGTACACTCGAAACGGAATTAGGTATACAAATAAACTCATCACGAGAACCTGATTACAAAGGGATTGAGCTAAAAGCTTTCAGAGCTAATAAAGGCAATAGAAAAAATTTATTCGCTCAAGTCCCTGATTGGAAGTTGAGCAAATTTAAAAGCTCTGCTGATATACTAGATGCATTTGGTTATACACGAGAAGATGATTTTAAATTGTATTGTACTGTATCTGCTATTACTTCAAACTCTCAGGGTTTATCTTTAAAAGTTAATTCAGACATTAATCACTTAATAGAAACTTCAGACAACAAAAGAGTAGGGGATTTTGTCGTTTGGACATTAGAAAAGTTACATAAACGTCTTCTTGAAAAACACAAGGAAACCTTTTGGGTGGCTGCAGATTCTCTCATAATTGATGGAAAAAACCATTTTCAATATAAGGAAATTGAACACACAAAAAAGCCTATAATATCTCAGTTCGACATATTACTGGAACAAGGTGTAATAACGTTAGATCACTTAATTAAAAGAAATTCTAAAGGAAGGGTTGTAGAAAAAGGTCCTTTATTTAAGATCAAACCTAAAGGTTTGAATTTGTTATTCCCACCAAGTGAGAAGTATCAATTGATATAG
- a CDS encoding DNA cytosine methyltransferase, translated as MASINFYLDKPDKKGLSPIHLRINSDGNQVKVSTGEKVDPKEFDKANQVITDNVENSNSINYYLNFLKERAEEIFTNSYKKTYSNQDIKDILHKHIEAYKEDNTVNMVKEQVPLYGQAFTFIDFFAGAGGFSEGFIQAEHNNKYFDFLLGSDINENCELTHIVRYNHQLGLDAEFIRQDITEPDFVDNLMGKLKNKKIDVICGGPPCQSFSLAGKRKKFDKKDDLFSNYLNIIKILRPKYFVMENVKGLLTKEGGKIKEMILREIRSIIDIDELPKLVSFIKKLKKEAPYQSFILDCISKRIDFESKSDKELDEAKELFIKSVEAKFRSLTPKIVDYKTSKTDSNISSIRHGLNLLVRSKEIAKLKKDIIREKDINYLDNDLFVNQFNDFIEFLDPETIIGKISDAFDALAISNEFESEYLEIIESLKIYTSNFDECISKIELNCNSSDLEILNKIIESIRLYKIKDAYVANSSNYGVPQNRERVLFIGCRKDQKLIEEVPATVNPEEKVTIFEALHDLDFIGNNEDLRQYDEVDLEKYYNGTSQQMKSLIRSRAIDGKPSKKGASYADWSKNGRLTERFSATKAFYVRSNDALELGEKDFNELNNHRTSKQNEEVVKRLQIILEEGGYKEAQKRLVKEGLSSQKRNYNMLKPEEQSSTIMTIPDDYVHYRAPRALTVREMARLQSFDDSFVFQGKRSTGGNNRKNEVPQYTLVGNAVPPLMARAIATEILKNIK; from the coding sequence ATGGCTTCAATCAATTTCTATTTAGACAAACCCGACAAGAAGGGACTATCACCAATTCATCTAAGAATCAATAGTGATGGAAACCAAGTCAAAGTATCAACAGGAGAGAAGGTAGATCCAAAAGAATTTGACAAAGCAAATCAAGTAATAACAGACAATGTAGAAAATAGTAATTCCATCAATTACTATTTGAACTTTCTAAAAGAAAGAGCGGAAGAGATATTTACAAATTCTTATAAGAAAACATACTCGAATCAGGACATTAAAGATATTTTACACAAACATATTGAAGCGTACAAAGAAGATAATACTGTCAATATGGTAAAGGAACAAGTTCCATTGTATGGACAAGCCTTTACGTTTATAGACTTTTTTGCTGGAGCAGGTGGGTTTAGCGAGGGTTTTATCCAAGCAGAACATAACAACAAGTACTTCGATTTTTTATTGGGTAGCGATATTAATGAGAATTGTGAATTAACTCATATTGTTCGATACAATCATCAATTAGGTTTAGACGCAGAGTTTATAAGGCAGGACATTACTGAACCAGATTTTGTTGATAACCTGATGGGAAAACTAAAGAATAAGAAGATTGATGTTATATGTGGTGGCCCGCCATGTCAGAGTTTTAGTCTAGCAGGGAAAAGAAAAAAATTCGACAAGAAAGATGATCTATTCTCTAACTATCTAAATATTATCAAAATACTACGTCCTAAGTATTTTGTTATGGAAAACGTAAAGGGGCTTTTGACCAAAGAAGGAGGGAAGATCAAGGAAATGATCTTACGGGAGATTAGATCTATTATCGATATTGATGAATTACCAAAACTCGTCTCATTTATTAAGAAACTCAAAAAGGAAGCTCCTTATCAAAGCTTCATTCTCGATTGTATTTCGAAGAGAATTGATTTTGAATCTAAGAGTGACAAGGAATTGGATGAAGCAAAGGAGCTATTCATCAAATCAGTTGAGGCGAAGTTTAGAAGCTTGACACCCAAAATAGTTGACTATAAAACGAGTAAGACAGATTCTAATATAAGTTCAATTCGTCATGGATTAAATCTACTCGTAAGAAGCAAAGAAATAGCAAAGCTCAAAAAAGACATTATAAGAGAAAAAGATATCAATTACCTCGACAATGATTTGTTCGTAAATCAGTTTAATGATTTTATTGAATTTCTTGATCCAGAAACGATTATAGGAAAAATAAGTGATGCATTTGATGCTCTTGCTATAAGTAATGAGTTTGAAAGTGAGTACTTAGAAATTATTGAGTCTCTCAAAATATACACTTCAAACTTTGACGAGTGTATTTCAAAAATTGAGTTGAATTGTAATTCGTCTGATCTTGAGATACTTAATAAGATAATAGAAAGCATTAGGCTTTATAAAATCAAAGATGCTTATGTTGCTAATTCGTCAAACTATGGCGTACCTCAAAATAGAGAAAGAGTACTATTCATTGGATGTAGAAAAGATCAAAAGCTCATTGAAGAAGTGCCAGCTACTGTAAACCCAGAAGAAAAGGTCACCATTTTTGAAGCTCTTCACGATTTAGATTTCATTGGAAACAATGAGGACCTTCGCCAATATGATGAAGTGGATTTAGAAAAATATTATAACGGTACATCCCAACAAATGAAGTCTTTGATAAGGTCTCGCGCAATAGATGGTAAGCCGTCTAAAAAAGGGGCATCATATGCTGATTGGAGTAAAAATGGACGTCTTACGGAAAGGTTTTCAGCTACAAAAGCATTTTATGTTAGAAGTAACGATGCATTAGAACTTGGAGAAAAGGACTTTAATGAATTGAATAACCACCGAACCAGTAAGCAAAATGAAGAAGTTGTTAAAAGGCTTCAAATAATTTTGGAAGAAGGTGGATATAAAGAGGCTCAGAAAAGGCTAGTAAAAGAAGGGCTTTCATCTCAAAAGAGAAATTACAATATGTTAAAGCCTGAAGAACAAAGTTCTACTATCATGACAATTCCTGATGACTATGTTCATTATCGCGCTCCTAGAGCATTAACAGTAAGAGAAATGGCTAGATTACAGTCGTTCGATGATTCTTTCGTATTTCAAGGTAAAAGATCAACAGGAGGAAACAATAGAAAAAATGAAGTACCACAATATACATTGGTTGGTAACGCAGTTCCACCATTGATGGCAAGAGCTATTGCCACAGAGATTCTAAAAAACATCAAATAA
- a CDS encoding MJ0042-type zinc finger domain-containing protein, which yields MIDIGKQKIDMKCPNCRRSIKISLDQVSRQQIVRCNSCSQDIQLQDSRGSAKKGVREMNKAFKDLERTLKSFGK from the coding sequence ATGATAGATATTGGAAAACAGAAAATTGACATGAAATGTCCTAATTGTCGGAGGTCAATTAAAATCAGTTTAGATCAGGTCTCAAGACAACAAATAGTAAGGTGTAATTCTTGTTCTCAAGATATTCAGCTTCAGGATTCTAGAGGATCAGCTAAGAAAGGTGTTAGAGAGATGAATAAAGCTTTTAAGGATTTAGAAAGAACATTAAAATCATTTGGCAAATAA